Proteins co-encoded in one Bemisia tabaci chromosome 9, PGI_BMITA_v3 genomic window:
- the LOC109039040 gene encoding uncharacterized protein, whose protein sequence is MLKHFFQIPVHPTGANLTVYMAEKATFFGHLAICKKQPSICKKQPSICSSHLSRIKSFTVDLAFRGWKDPETSTAYAYIC, encoded by the exons ATGCTCAAGCACTTCTTCCAGATCCCCGTCCACCCCACAGGTGCCAACCTCACAGTCTACATGGCAGAAAAAGCCACCTTCTTCGGCCACCTCGCCATCTGCAAAAAGCAACCGTCCATCTGCAAGAAGCAACCGTCCATCTGCAGTAGTCATCTATCCAG AATCAAGAGTTTCACCGTGGACTTGGCTTTCCGGGGCTGGAAGGACCCAGAGACATCTACTGCCTACGCTTACATTTGCTGA